One part of the Ziziphus jujuba cultivar Dongzao chromosome 2, ASM3175591v1 genome encodes these proteins:
- the LOC107418760 gene encoding nuclear poly(A) polymerase 1 — MGSPGLGNRNNGQRLGITEPISLGGPTEYDVMKTRELEKYLQDVGLYESQEEAVRREEVLGRLDQIVKTWVKTISRAKGMNEQLVQQANAKIFTFGSYRLGVHGPGADIDTLCVGPRHATREEDFFGELYKMLSEMPEVTELHPVPDAYVPILSFKFGGVSIDLLYAKLSHYVIPEDLDISQDSVLQHADEQTVRSLNGCRVTDQILRLVPNIQNFRTTLRCMRFWAKRRGVYSNVAGFLGGINWALLVARICQLYPNALPNMLVSRFFRVYTQWRWPNPVMLCAIEDGSLGLQVWDPRRNPKDRYHRMPIITPAYPCMNSSYNVSTSTLRIMSEEFQRGSEICEAMETNKADWDTLFEPFAFFEAYKNYLQIEVSAEIADDLRKWKGWVESRLRQLTLKMERFSDKLQCHPHPGDFSDKSRPFHCCYFMGLQRKQGVRVNEGEQFDIRPTVDDFKHSVNLYTLWKPGMEIRVSHVKRRNIPNFVFPGGVRPARSSKVTWDVRQVSDLKVSSHAQPDRSCESKTVSNGADDGRKRKRVEDDVDTNSRNVKPVVPSSGEVRVASPQISTVSSSSVKYENMDANKSVELQREKSVNSIPENLTKLENPANIQNGETEVSSRCDLPPTKSPPAAVADASSSKEAEKLAIEKIMSGPYINHQTFPEELDELEDDFDNSNQVKHCVGNMKDSHIESSKPSVAIPVTSNAGTGPSTGLYLNGSLEELEPAELMPLASSQTSSAPVVQRKPIIRLNLTSLAKATGKSS, encoded by the exons ATGGGGAGTCCCGGATTAGGCAACCGGAATAACGGACAGAGGTTAGGCATTACAGAACCAATTTCTTTGGGTGGACCAACAGAGTACGATGTGATGAAGACCCGAGAACTTGAAAAG TATTTGCAGGATGTTGGTCTGTATGAGAGTCAAGAAGAGGCTGTCAGGAGAGAGGAGGTGCTTGGCAGACTAGATcag ATTGTGAAGACATGGGTGAAAACAATTAGCCGGGCAAAGGGTATGAATGAGCAACTGGTGCAACAAGCAAATGCAAAGATATTTACTTTTGGTTCCTATCGGTTAGGg GTGCATGGCCCTGGAGCAGATATAGACACACTCTGTGTTGGACCTAGACATGCCACACGAGAA GAAGATTTCTTTGGTGAGCTATATAAAATGCTGTCGGAGATGCCTGAAGTAACAGAGTTACACCCAGTACCTGATGCTTATGTCCCAATTTTATCATTCAAGTTTGGTGGGGTTTCAATAGATCTTCTTTATGCAAAACTATCACATTATGTTATTCCTGAA GACTTAGACATATCACAGGACTCAGTCTTACAACATGCAGATGAACAAACTGTTCGTAGTCTCAATGGTTGTAGAGTTACTGATCAAATTTTACGTTTAGTTCCAAATATTCAG AATTTCCGCACTACCTTGAGATGCATGAGATTTTGGGCAAAGCGCCGTGGTGTTTATTCTAAT GTTGCAGGGTTTCTTGGTGGTATAAATTGGGCGTTGCTTGTTGCTCGCATATGCCAGTTATACCCCAATGCACTTCCCAATATGTTAGTGTCTCGGTTCTTCAGGGTTTATACTCAATGGCGTTGGCCAAATCCAGTCATGCTTTGTGCAATTGAAGACGGATCTCTTGGACTTCAAGTTTGGGATCCTAGAAGAAATCCGAAGGACAGGTATCATAGGATGCCTATAATTACTCCAGCTTATCCTTGTATGAACTCTAGCTACAATGTCTCAACAAGTACTTTACGGATCATGTCAGAGGAGTTTCAAAGAGGGAGTGAAATTTGTGAG GCTATGGAGACAAATAAAGCTGATTGGGATACTCTTTTTGAGCCTTTTGCCTTTTTTGAAGCGTATAAGAATTATTTACAGATAGAAGTAAGTGCAGAAATTGCTGATGACTTGAGAAAATGGAAAGGTTGGGTTGAGTCTCGACTCCGTCAGCTGACACTTAAG ATGGAGAGGTTTAGTGACAAGCTGCAGTGTCACCCACACCCAGGTGACTTTTCAGATAAGTCCAGACCTTTCCATTGCTGTTACTTTATGGGTTTGCAGCGAAAGCAAGGAGTACGAGTGAATGAGGGGGAGCAGTTTGATATAAGGCCGACTGTTGACGATTTTAAGCACTCTGTCAACCTGTATACATTATGGAAGCCTGGAATGGAGATACGTGTATCCCATGTAAAGCGAAGGAACATACCTAATTTTGTATTTCCTGGTGGCGTTCGACCTGCCCGCTCATCCAAAGTAACTTGGGATGTTAGGCAGGTTTCAGACCTGAAGGTATCTAGCCATGCACAACCAGATAGGTCATGTGAAAGTAAAACAGTTTCAAATGGAGCAGATGATGGGCGAAAGAGAAAGCGAGTGGAGGATGATGTAGATACTAATTCAAGAAATGTCAAGCCTGTAGTGCCCTCAAGTGGGGAAGTTCGTGTGGCAAGCCCTCAAATCAGCACTGTCAGTTCATCTTCCGTCAAATATGAGAATATGGATGCCAACAAGTCGGTGGAGTTGCAAAGAGAAAAATCAGTTAACAGCATACCAGAAAACTTAACAAAGTTGGAAAATCCAGCAAACATTCAGAATGGTGAAACTGAAGTATCATCGAGATGTGATCTACCACCAACCAAATCTCCTCCTGCAGCTGTTGCTGATGCATCAAGCTCTAAAGAAGCAGAGAAGCTGGCAATTGAGAAGATCATGTCTGGTCCATACATTAACCATCAAACATTTCCTGAAGAGCTGGATGAgcttgaagatgattttgataACAGTAATCAGGTCAAACATTGTGTGGGAAACATGAAAGACAGCCACATTGAGTCTTCAAAGCCATCAGTAGCAATACCTGTAACTTCTAATGCTGGAACTGGGCCTTCCACTGGTTTATACTTGAATGGGAGCTTAGAGGAGCTTGAG CCTGCTGAACTGATGCCACTAGCATCGAGCCAAACCTCTTCTGCACCTGTGGTACAGCGGAAGCCAATCATCAG GTTAAACTTGACCTCCTTGGCCAAAGCTACGGGCAAAAGCTCATGA
- the LOC107418758 gene encoding 2-oxoglutarate and iron-dependent oxygenase domain-containing protein CP2 isoform X2 encodes MSSGQGESGGRQEGQLPASGSVVTGGGNGVVFSGESIRPAVVSLSNQRLRLNPNKEHKPDTYDDLQLDFSPSIFSSLERYLPPSMLGMPRDDKVKFMREILLKYLPHGERNRVQKHREYRQKIISSYQPLHRELYTMHPATTFVPSFLKAISDNTEESFRSIMSEPSPGVFTFEMLQPRFCELLLAEVENFEKWVNDAKFRIMRPNTMNRYGAVLDDFGLETMLDKFMEGFIRPISRVFFSEVGGSTLDSHHGFIVEYGNNRDVDLGFHVDDSEVTLNVCLGKQFSGGELFFRGTRCDKHVNTGTQSEETFDYSHVPGQAVLHRGRHRHGARATTSGHRINLLLWCRSSVFREMKKYQKDFSGWCGECQREKKERQRTSIAATKLELLKKEGESTT; translated from the exons ATGTCGTCGGGCCAAGGCGAATCCGGTGGCCGCCAGGAAGGTCAGTTACCGGCGTCCGGAAGCGTTGTCACCGGAGGTGGGAATGGAGTCGTCTTCTCCGGGGAGTCGATCCGACCGGCGGTTGTCTCGCTGTCGAACCAGAGGCTGAGGTTGAACCCGAACAAGGAGCACAAGCCCGACACCTACGATGACCTGCAATTGGATTTCAGTCCGTCGATTTTCAGCTCGCTGGAGAGGTATTTGCCTCCGAGCATGCTCGGCATGCCGAGAGACGACAAGGTCAAGTTCATGAGAGAGATTTTGCTCAAGTACCTGCCGCATGGGGAGCGTAACAGA GTTCAGAAACATAGGGAATACAGACAGAAGATAATATCAAGTTATCAG CCTTTACATAGAGAATTGTATACTATGCACCCTGCAACCACCTTTGTTCCATCGTTTCTGAAAGCAATCAGTGATAATACCGAGGAAAGCTTTAGAAGTATCATGTCTGAACCCTCTCCAGGAGTGTTCACATTTGAGATGCTTCAGCCTCGCTTCTGTGAATTACTGCTAGCAGAG GTggagaattttgaaaaatgggTTAATGATGCAAAGTTCCGAATCATGCGACCAAATACAATGAACAGATATGGTGCTGTCCTTGATGATTTTGGCCTTGAAACTATGCTTGACAAGTTTATGGAGGGTTTTATTCGCCCTATATCAAGAG TTTTCTTCTCAGAAGTTGGTGGATCAACTCTAGATTCTCATCATGGTTTCATTGTTGAATATGGTAACAATAGGGATGTTGACTTGG GTTTCCATGTTGATGATTCAGAAGTAACTTTGAATGTGTGCTTGGGTAAGCAATTTTCTGGAGGAGAGTTGTTTTTTCGGGGCACTCGATGCGATAAGCATGTAAACACAGGAACTCAGTCTGAG GAGACATTTGACTATTCCCATGTCCCTGGACAAGCTGTGCTTCACCGTGGTCGACACCGTCATGGTGCTAGAGCGACAACATCAGGTCATCGCATAAACCTACTTTTATGGTGCAGaag TTCGGTCTTCAGAGAGATGAAGAAGTACCAAAAAGATTTCTCTGGTTGGTGTGGGGAATGCCAGCGTGAAAAGAAAGAGAGGCAGCGCACCTCAATAGCTGCTACCAAATTG gagttgctcaagaaggaAGGCGAGTCCACAACATGA
- the LOC107418758 gene encoding 2-oxoglutarate and iron-dependent oxygenase domain-containing protein CP2 isoform X1, translating into MSSGQGESGGRQEGQLPASGSVVTGGGNGVVFSGESIRPAVVSLSNQRLRLNPNKEHKPDTYDDLQLDFSPSIFSSLERYLPPSMLGMPRDDKVKFMREILLKYLPHGERNRVQKHREYRQKIISSYQPLHRELYTMHPATTFVPSFLKAISDNTEESFRSIMSEPSPGVFTFEMLQPRFCELLLAEVENFEKWVNDAKFRIMRPNTMNRYGAVLDDFGLETMLDKFMEGFIRPISRVFFSEVGGSTLDSHHGFIVEYGNNRDVDLGFHVDDSEVTLNVCLGKQFSGGELFFRGTRCDKHVNTGTQSEETFDYSHVPGQAVLHRGRHRHGARATTSGHRINLLLWCRSSVFREMKKYQKDFSGWCGECQREKKERQRTSIAATKLVKSFFLLKKING; encoded by the exons ATGTCGTCGGGCCAAGGCGAATCCGGTGGCCGCCAGGAAGGTCAGTTACCGGCGTCCGGAAGCGTTGTCACCGGAGGTGGGAATGGAGTCGTCTTCTCCGGGGAGTCGATCCGACCGGCGGTTGTCTCGCTGTCGAACCAGAGGCTGAGGTTGAACCCGAACAAGGAGCACAAGCCCGACACCTACGATGACCTGCAATTGGATTTCAGTCCGTCGATTTTCAGCTCGCTGGAGAGGTATTTGCCTCCGAGCATGCTCGGCATGCCGAGAGACGACAAGGTCAAGTTCATGAGAGAGATTTTGCTCAAGTACCTGCCGCATGGGGAGCGTAACAGA GTTCAGAAACATAGGGAATACAGACAGAAGATAATATCAAGTTATCAG CCTTTACATAGAGAATTGTATACTATGCACCCTGCAACCACCTTTGTTCCATCGTTTCTGAAAGCAATCAGTGATAATACCGAGGAAAGCTTTAGAAGTATCATGTCTGAACCCTCTCCAGGAGTGTTCACATTTGAGATGCTTCAGCCTCGCTTCTGTGAATTACTGCTAGCAGAG GTggagaattttgaaaaatgggTTAATGATGCAAAGTTCCGAATCATGCGACCAAATACAATGAACAGATATGGTGCTGTCCTTGATGATTTTGGCCTTGAAACTATGCTTGACAAGTTTATGGAGGGTTTTATTCGCCCTATATCAAGAG TTTTCTTCTCAGAAGTTGGTGGATCAACTCTAGATTCTCATCATGGTTTCATTGTTGAATATGGTAACAATAGGGATGTTGACTTGG GTTTCCATGTTGATGATTCAGAAGTAACTTTGAATGTGTGCTTGGGTAAGCAATTTTCTGGAGGAGAGTTGTTTTTTCGGGGCACTCGATGCGATAAGCATGTAAACACAGGAACTCAGTCTGAG GAGACATTTGACTATTCCCATGTCCCTGGACAAGCTGTGCTTCACCGTGGTCGACACCGTCATGGTGCTAGAGCGACAACATCAGGTCATCGCATAAACCTACTTTTATGGTGCAGaag TTCGGTCTTCAGAGAGATGAAGAAGTACCAAAAAGATTTCTCTGGTTGGTGTGGGGAATGCCAGCGTGAAAAGAAAGAGAGGCAGCGCACCTCAATAGCTGCTACCAAATTGGTAAAGTCTTTTTTcttgttgaaaaaaataaatgggtaa
- the LOC107418758 gene encoding 2-oxoglutarate and iron-dependent oxygenase domain-containing protein CP2 isoform X3 — MSSGQGESGGRQEGQLPASGSVVTGGGNGVVFSGESIRPAVVSLSNQRLRLNPNKEHKPDTYDDLQLDFSPSIFSSLERYLPPSMLGMPRDDKVKFMREILLKYLPHGERNRVQKHREYRQKIISSYQPLHRELYTMHPATTFVPSFLKAISDNTEESFRSIMSEPSPGVFTFEMLQPRFCELLLAEVENFEKWVNDAKFRIMRPNTMNRYGAVLDDFGLETMLDKFMEGFIRPISRVFFSEVGGSTLDSHHGFIVEYGNNRDVDLGFHVDDSEVTLNVCLGKQFSGGELFFRGTRCDKHVNTGTQSETTQLDLLMEGFWKEILCSLFL; from the exons ATGTCGTCGGGCCAAGGCGAATCCGGTGGCCGCCAGGAAGGTCAGTTACCGGCGTCCGGAAGCGTTGTCACCGGAGGTGGGAATGGAGTCGTCTTCTCCGGGGAGTCGATCCGACCGGCGGTTGTCTCGCTGTCGAACCAGAGGCTGAGGTTGAACCCGAACAAGGAGCACAAGCCCGACACCTACGATGACCTGCAATTGGATTTCAGTCCGTCGATTTTCAGCTCGCTGGAGAGGTATTTGCCTCCGAGCATGCTCGGCATGCCGAGAGACGACAAGGTCAAGTTCATGAGAGAGATTTTGCTCAAGTACCTGCCGCATGGGGAGCGTAACAGA GTTCAGAAACATAGGGAATACAGACAGAAGATAATATCAAGTTATCAG CCTTTACATAGAGAATTGTATACTATGCACCCTGCAACCACCTTTGTTCCATCGTTTCTGAAAGCAATCAGTGATAATACCGAGGAAAGCTTTAGAAGTATCATGTCTGAACCCTCTCCAGGAGTGTTCACATTTGAGATGCTTCAGCCTCGCTTCTGTGAATTACTGCTAGCAGAG GTggagaattttgaaaaatgggTTAATGATGCAAAGTTCCGAATCATGCGACCAAATACAATGAACAGATATGGTGCTGTCCTTGATGATTTTGGCCTTGAAACTATGCTTGACAAGTTTATGGAGGGTTTTATTCGCCCTATATCAAGAG TTTTCTTCTCAGAAGTTGGTGGATCAACTCTAGATTCTCATCATGGTTTCATTGTTGAATATGGTAACAATAGGGATGTTGACTTGG GTTTCCATGTTGATGATTCAGAAGTAACTTTGAATGTGTGCTTGGGTAAGCAATTTTCTGGAGGAGAGTTGTTTTTTCGGGGCACTCGATGCGATAAGCATGTAAACACAGGAACTCAGTCTGAG ACAACCCAGTTGGATCTGCTGATGGAAGGCTTTTGGAAAGAAATTTTGTGCTCATTGTTTCTTTAG
- the LOC107418754 gene encoding probable protein phosphatase 2C 8 isoform X1, with amino-acid sequence MSEIDDSVTGNESQREATDAEPNPKHKRDSDSETSTSVEKKLKTDDDRKPEEVGFGGIGPQKDKPVLKEMGFEIEADAAEDKGSRHTMEDAWVVLLDAGLDTPGKLRCAHFAIYDGHGGRLAADYAQKHLHANVLSAGLPRELLDKKVAKRAILDGFRKTDESLLQESVAGGWQDGATAVCVWISGKTVFVANVGDAKAVVGRSSTSDVVQKDSDGVGPLKAIVLTREHKAIYPQERARIQKAGGTVSSNGRLQGRLEVSRAFGDRQFKKVGVTATPDIHSFDLTEREHFIILGCDGLWGVFGPSDAVDFVQKLLKEGLPVSTVSRRLVKEAVRERHCKDNCTAILIVFRYK; translated from the exons ATGAGTGAAATCGACGACTCAGTCACTGGAAATGAGAGCCAAAGAGAGGCCACCGACGCCGAGCCAAACCCAAAGCACAAACGCGACAGCGATTCCGAGACCTCGACTTCGGTTGAGAAGAAGCTCAAGACCGACGACGATAGGAAACCAGAAGAAGTGGGTTTTGGTGGAATTGGTCCCCAGAAGGATAAACCGGTTTTGAAGGAAATGGGTTTTGAAATTGAAGCCGATGCGGCCGAGGATAAGGGGTCCAGACACACCATGGAGGACGCTTGGGTTGTGCTCTTGGACGCCGGCTTAGATACTCCTGGCAAATTGAG GTGTGCGCATTTTGCAATTTATGATGGACATGGAGGTCGGTTAGCTGCTGATTATGCTCAGAAACACTTGCACGCGAATGTTCTATCAGCTGGGTTACCACGTGAGTTG TTGGATAAAAAAGTTGCCAAAAGAGCCATACTTGATG GTTTCCGAAAAACTGATGAGTCCCTTCTTCAAGAAAGTGTAGCAG GAGGATGGCAGGATGGTGCTACTGCTGTATGTGTTTGGATATCAGGGAAAACG GTTTTTGTTGCTAATGTTGGAGATGCAAAAGCAGTGGTAGGGCGATCATCTACATCTGATGTAGTGCAGAAAGATTCTGATGGTGTAGGTCCCCTGAAGGCCATTGTGTTAACAAGAGAACACAAAGCCATCTATCCTCAGGAGCGGGCACGAATTCAGAAG GCTGGTGGTACTGTGAGCTCAAACGGACGATTGCAGGGGCGTCTTGAGGTCTCTAGAGCCTTTGGGGATCGCCAGTTTAAAAAG GTTGGTGTTACTGCAACCCCTGATATCCATTCTTTTGACCTTACGGAGAGAGAGCACTTCATTATTCTCGGTTGCGATGGCCTCTGGGGG GTTTTTGGACCTAGTGATGCTGTTGATTTTGTTCAGAAATTATTGAAG GAAGGATTACCTGTTTCAACAGTGAGCCGCCGTCTCGTAAAGGAAGCTGTGCGTGAGCGTCACTGTAAAGATAACTGTACTGCTATTCTCATCGTTTTCCGGTACAAGTGA
- the LOC107418754 gene encoding probable protein phosphatase 2C 8 isoform X3 translates to MSEIDDSVTGNESQREATDAEPNPKHKRDSDSETSTSVEKKLKTDDDRKPEEVGFGGIGPQKDKPVLKEMGFEIEADAAEDKGSRHTMEDAWVVLLDAGLDTPGKLRCAHFAIYDGHGGRLAADYAQKHLHANVLSAGLPRELLDKKVAKRAILDGFRKTDESLLQESVAGGWQDGATAVCVWISGKTVFVANVGDAKAVVGRSSTSDVVQKDSDGVGPLKAIVLTREHKAIYPQERARIQKAGGTVSSNGRLQGRLEVSRAFGDRQFKKVGVTATPDIHSFDLTEREHFIILGCDGLWGVFGPSDAVDFVQKLLK, encoded by the exons ATGAGTGAAATCGACGACTCAGTCACTGGAAATGAGAGCCAAAGAGAGGCCACCGACGCCGAGCCAAACCCAAAGCACAAACGCGACAGCGATTCCGAGACCTCGACTTCGGTTGAGAAGAAGCTCAAGACCGACGACGATAGGAAACCAGAAGAAGTGGGTTTTGGTGGAATTGGTCCCCAGAAGGATAAACCGGTTTTGAAGGAAATGGGTTTTGAAATTGAAGCCGATGCGGCCGAGGATAAGGGGTCCAGACACACCATGGAGGACGCTTGGGTTGTGCTCTTGGACGCCGGCTTAGATACTCCTGGCAAATTGAG GTGTGCGCATTTTGCAATTTATGATGGACATGGAGGTCGGTTAGCTGCTGATTATGCTCAGAAACACTTGCACGCGAATGTTCTATCAGCTGGGTTACCACGTGAGTTG TTGGATAAAAAAGTTGCCAAAAGAGCCATACTTGATG GTTTCCGAAAAACTGATGAGTCCCTTCTTCAAGAAAGTGTAGCAG GAGGATGGCAGGATGGTGCTACTGCTGTATGTGTTTGGATATCAGGGAAAACG GTTTTTGTTGCTAATGTTGGAGATGCAAAAGCAGTGGTAGGGCGATCATCTACATCTGATGTAGTGCAGAAAGATTCTGATGGTGTAGGTCCCCTGAAGGCCATTGTGTTAACAAGAGAACACAAAGCCATCTATCCTCAGGAGCGGGCACGAATTCAGAAG GCTGGTGGTACTGTGAGCTCAAACGGACGATTGCAGGGGCGTCTTGAGGTCTCTAGAGCCTTTGGGGATCGCCAGTTTAAAAAG GTTGGTGTTACTGCAACCCCTGATATCCATTCTTTTGACCTTACGGAGAGAGAGCACTTCATTATTCTCGGTTGCGATGGCCTCTGGGGG GTTTTTGGACCTAGTGATGCTGTTGATTTTGTTCAGAAATTATTGAAG TGA
- the LOC107418754 gene encoding probable protein phosphatase 2C 8 isoform X2, whose product MSEIDDSVTGNESQREATDAEPNPKHKRDSDSETSTSVEKKLKTDDDRKPEEVGFGGIGPQKDKPVLKEMGFEIEADAAEDKGSRHTMEDAWVVLLDAGLDTPGKLRCAHFAIYDGHGGRLAADYAQKHLHANVLSAGLPRELLDKKVAKRAILDGFRKTDESLLQESVAGGWQDGATAVCVWISGKTVFVANVGDAKAVVGRSSTSDVVQKDSDGVGPLKAIVLTREHKAIYPQERARIQKAGGTVSSNGRLQGRLEVSRAFGDRQFKKVFGPSDAVDFVQKLLKEGLPVSTVSRRLVKEAVRERHCKDNCTAILIVFRYK is encoded by the exons ATGAGTGAAATCGACGACTCAGTCACTGGAAATGAGAGCCAAAGAGAGGCCACCGACGCCGAGCCAAACCCAAAGCACAAACGCGACAGCGATTCCGAGACCTCGACTTCGGTTGAGAAGAAGCTCAAGACCGACGACGATAGGAAACCAGAAGAAGTGGGTTTTGGTGGAATTGGTCCCCAGAAGGATAAACCGGTTTTGAAGGAAATGGGTTTTGAAATTGAAGCCGATGCGGCCGAGGATAAGGGGTCCAGACACACCATGGAGGACGCTTGGGTTGTGCTCTTGGACGCCGGCTTAGATACTCCTGGCAAATTGAG GTGTGCGCATTTTGCAATTTATGATGGACATGGAGGTCGGTTAGCTGCTGATTATGCTCAGAAACACTTGCACGCGAATGTTCTATCAGCTGGGTTACCACGTGAGTTG TTGGATAAAAAAGTTGCCAAAAGAGCCATACTTGATG GTTTCCGAAAAACTGATGAGTCCCTTCTTCAAGAAAGTGTAGCAG GAGGATGGCAGGATGGTGCTACTGCTGTATGTGTTTGGATATCAGGGAAAACG GTTTTTGTTGCTAATGTTGGAGATGCAAAAGCAGTGGTAGGGCGATCATCTACATCTGATGTAGTGCAGAAAGATTCTGATGGTGTAGGTCCCCTGAAGGCCATTGTGTTAACAAGAGAACACAAAGCCATCTATCCTCAGGAGCGGGCACGAATTCAGAAG GCTGGTGGTACTGTGAGCTCAAACGGACGATTGCAGGGGCGTCTTGAGGTCTCTAGAGCCTTTGGGGATCGCCAGTTTAAAAAG GTTTTTGGACCTAGTGATGCTGTTGATTTTGTTCAGAAATTATTGAAG GAAGGATTACCTGTTTCAACAGTGAGCCGCCGTCTCGTAAAGGAAGCTGTGCGTGAGCGTCACTGTAAAGATAACTGTACTGCTATTCTCATCGTTTTCCGGTACAAGTGA
- the LOC107418754 gene encoding probable protein phosphatase 2C 8 isoform X4: MSEIDDSVTGNESQREATDAEPNPKHKRDSDSETSTSVEKKLKTDDDRKPEEVGFGGIGPQKDKPVLKEMGFEIEADAAEDKGSRHTMEDAWVVLLDAGLDTPGKLRCAHFAIYDGHGGRLAADYAQKHLHANVLSAGLPRELLDKKVAKRAILDGFRKTDESLLQESVAGGWQDGATAVCVWISGKTVFVANVGDAKAVVGRSSTSDVVQKDSDGVGPLKAIVLTREHKAIYPQERARIQKAGGTVSSNGRLQGRLEVSRAFGDRQFKKVFGPSDAVDFVQKLLK, from the exons ATGAGTGAAATCGACGACTCAGTCACTGGAAATGAGAGCCAAAGAGAGGCCACCGACGCCGAGCCAAACCCAAAGCACAAACGCGACAGCGATTCCGAGACCTCGACTTCGGTTGAGAAGAAGCTCAAGACCGACGACGATAGGAAACCAGAAGAAGTGGGTTTTGGTGGAATTGGTCCCCAGAAGGATAAACCGGTTTTGAAGGAAATGGGTTTTGAAATTGAAGCCGATGCGGCCGAGGATAAGGGGTCCAGACACACCATGGAGGACGCTTGGGTTGTGCTCTTGGACGCCGGCTTAGATACTCCTGGCAAATTGAG GTGTGCGCATTTTGCAATTTATGATGGACATGGAGGTCGGTTAGCTGCTGATTATGCTCAGAAACACTTGCACGCGAATGTTCTATCAGCTGGGTTACCACGTGAGTTG TTGGATAAAAAAGTTGCCAAAAGAGCCATACTTGATG GTTTCCGAAAAACTGATGAGTCCCTTCTTCAAGAAAGTGTAGCAG GAGGATGGCAGGATGGTGCTACTGCTGTATGTGTTTGGATATCAGGGAAAACG GTTTTTGTTGCTAATGTTGGAGATGCAAAAGCAGTGGTAGGGCGATCATCTACATCTGATGTAGTGCAGAAAGATTCTGATGGTGTAGGTCCCCTGAAGGCCATTGTGTTAACAAGAGAACACAAAGCCATCTATCCTCAGGAGCGGGCACGAATTCAGAAG GCTGGTGGTACTGTGAGCTCAAACGGACGATTGCAGGGGCGTCTTGAGGTCTCTAGAGCCTTTGGGGATCGCCAGTTTAAAAAG GTTTTTGGACCTAGTGATGCTGTTGATTTTGTTCAGAAATTATTGAAG TGA
- the LOC107418750 gene encoding WAT1-related protein At3g18200 has translation MGKGMISDNMKLLLGLLLLQLCFSGFHIVSRVALNIGVSKVVYPVYRNIIALILLGPSAYFLEKNERPPLTIPLLVQFFLLALLGITANQGFYLLGLYYASPTFASAMQNSVPAITFVMASALGLEQVSITRKDGVAKVLGTIASVGGATVITLYKGPPLLPQREEHAQGNNMAEGISENTNWTWGCIYLLGHCLSWAGWMVFQAPVVKKYPAKLTLTSFTCFFGLIQFLVIAAFVETDFEHWKIQSGEEIFTILYAGIVSSGIVIALQTWCIHKGGPVFVAVFQPLQTLLVAIMATLILHDQLYSGGIIGAGLIMLGLYSVLWGKNKENREANQGESLTKLLLDEESVDKEGGGVMSDIP, from the exons ATGGGAAAAGGAATGATTTCTGATAACATGAAGCTTCTTCTGGGTTTGCTTCTTCTGCAACTCTGCTTTTCTGGGTTTCACATTGTCTCTAGAGTTGCACTAAATATAGGCGTCAGCAAAGTTGTTTACCCAGTTTATAGGAACATTATTGCCCTGATCTTATTGGGTCCTTCTGCTTATTTTCTAGAGAA GAATGAAAGACCACCTCTTACTATCCCTTTGTTGGTTCAGTTCTTCCTCCTAGCATTACTAGG GATAACTGCAAACCAAGGATTTTATCTCCTGGGATTGTACTATGCATCTCCAACTTTTGCTTCAGCAATGCAAAACTCAGTCCCTGCGATAACCTTCGTTATGGCTTCTGCTTTAGG ACTCGAGCAAGTTAGTATCACAAGGAAAGATGGGGTAGCAAAAGTTCTTGGAACCATTGCGAGTGTAGGGGGTGCAACTGTAATTACACTTTACAAAGGCCCTCCACTTTTGCCCCAGAGAGAAGAACATGCTCAAGGAAATAACATGGCAGAGGGAATATCAGAAAACACAAACTGGACATGGGGTTGTATATACCTTCTTGGCCACTGCTTATCATGGGCTGGTTGGATGGTTTTTCAG GCTCCAGTGGTGAAAAAGTATCCGGCGAAGCTCACACTCACTTCATTTACATGCTTCTTCGGATTGATCCAGTTTCTAGTCATTGCAGCCTTTGTAGAAACTGATTTCGAACATTGGAAAATCCAATCAGGAGAGGAAATATTTACCATCCTCTATGCT GGAATTGTGTCTTCCGGGATTGTCATTGCCCTCCAAACATGGTGTATTCACAAGGGTGGCCCTGTATTTGTTGCTGTCTTCCAGCCCCTTCAGACCCTTTTAGTAGCTATAATGGCAACTCTAATTCTACATGATCAATTGTATTCCGGGGG GATAATTGGTGCAGGTCTGATCATGCTAGGACTCTACTCTGTTTTATGGGGTAAAAATAAGGAAAACAGAGAAGCAAATCAAGGGGAATCATTAACAAAGCTTCTTCTTGATGAGGAAAGTGTAGATAAAGAAGGTGGTGGAGTCATGTCAGACATACCTTGA